A window of the Halobacterium hubeiense genome harbors these coding sequences:
- a CDS encoding 50S ribosomal protein L1: MADNDIEEAVARALEEAPERNFRETVDLAINLRDLDLNDPSNRVDEGVVLPSGTGQETQIVVFAEGETAVRAEEVADEVYGGDEVADLADDNDAAKDLADATDFFVAEASMMQDIAGALGQVLGPRGKMPTPLQPDDDVVETVNRMKNTVQLRSRDRRTFHTRVGAEDMSAEDIADNIDVILRRLHADLEKGPLNIDAVYVKTTMGPAVEVA; the protein is encoded by the coding sequence ATGGCAGACAACGATATTGAAGAGGCCGTAGCTCGCGCACTCGAGGAGGCCCCAGAGCGGAATTTCCGTGAGACGGTGGACCTCGCGATCAACCTGCGCGACCTCGACCTCAACGACCCGTCGAATCGTGTCGACGAGGGCGTCGTGCTGCCGTCGGGCACCGGACAGGAGACACAGATTGTGGTTTTCGCAGAGGGCGAAACCGCAGTTCGAGCCGAGGAAGTCGCGGACGAGGTCTACGGTGGCGACGAAGTCGCCGACCTCGCCGACGACAACGACGCCGCGAAGGACCTCGCTGACGCGACGGACTTCTTCGTGGCCGAAGCATCCATGATGCAGGACATCGCGGGTGCGCTCGGTCAAGTCCTCGGTCCGCGCGGCAAGATGCCGACGCCGCTCCAGCCCGACGACGACGTCGTCGAGACAGTCAACCGAATGAAAAACACCGTGCAGCTTCGCAGCCGCGACCGTCGCACGTTCCACACGCGCGTCGGCGCGGAGGACATGTCCGCCGAAGACATCGCGGACAACATCGACGTCATCCTGCGCCGCCTGCACGCGGACCTCGAAAAGGGCCCGCTCAACATCGACGCAGTCTACGTGAAGACGACGATGGGGCCCGCCGTGGAGGTGGCTTAG
- a CDS encoding 50S ribosomal protein L10: MSAEERTTDTIPEWKREEVGELVDLLETYDSVGVVSVTGIPSKQLQDMRRGLHGSAALRMSRNTLLVRALEEVDDGLEDLTEYISGEVGLVATNDNPFGLFQQLEESKTPAPINAGEVAPNDIVVPEGDTGIDPGPFVGELQQIGANARIQEGSIQVMEDSVVVEEGETVSTDVANVLTELGIEPKEVGLDLRGVYSEGVLFTPDELEIDVEEYRADIQSAAASARNLSVNAEYPTAQTAPTLIRKAQGEAKSLGLQASIESPDLADDLVSKADAQVRALAAQIDDEEALPEELQDVEAPAAEAEPEAESEDEQSDDQEPESEADADDSDDDEDGGDGAEGLGEMFG, translated from the coding sequence ATGTCCGCAGAAGAACGCACGACCGACACCATTCCCGAGTGGAAGCGCGAGGAAGTCGGCGAACTCGTCGACCTGCTCGAGACCTACGACAGCGTCGGCGTCGTGAGTGTCACCGGTATCCCGAGCAAGCAGCTCCAGGACATGCGCCGCGGCCTGCACGGCAGCGCCGCGCTCCGCATGAGCCGGAACACGCTCCTCGTTCGCGCGCTCGAAGAGGTCGACGACGGCCTCGAAGACCTCACCGAGTACATCTCGGGTGAGGTCGGTCTCGTCGCCACCAACGACAACCCGTTCGGGCTGTTCCAGCAGCTCGAGGAGTCGAAGACGCCCGCGCCCATCAACGCCGGCGAGGTCGCGCCCAACGACATCGTCGTTCCCGAGGGCGACACCGGCATCGACCCGGGTCCGTTCGTCGGTGAGCTCCAGCAGATTGGCGCGAACGCGCGCATCCAGGAAGGCTCCATCCAGGTCATGGAGGACTCCGTCGTCGTCGAGGAAGGCGAGACGGTCTCCACGGACGTCGCGAACGTCCTGACCGAGCTCGGCATCGAGCCGAAGGAAGTCGGCCTGGACCTCCGCGGCGTCTACTCCGAGGGCGTCCTGTTCACGCCGGACGAACTCGAAATCGACGTCGAGGAGTACCGCGCGGACATCCAGTCCGCGGCCGCGTCCGCACGGAACCTCTCCGTGAACGCGGAGTACCCGACGGCGCAGACCGCGCCGACGCTCATCCGGAAGGCCCAGGGCGAGGCCAAGAGCCTCGGCCTGCAGGCGTCCATCGAGAGCCCGGACCTCGCGGACGACCTCGTCAGCAAGGCGGACGCGCAGGTTCGCGCGCTCGCCGCGCAGATCGACGACGAGGAGGCGCTCCCCGAGGAGCTCCAGGACGTCGAGGCCCCCGCCGCCGAGGCGGAGCCGGAAGCGGAGAGCGAGGACGAACAGAGCGACGACCAAGAACCTGAATCCGAGGCAGACGCCGACGACTCCGACGACGACGAAGACGGAGGCGACGGCGCCGAAGGCCTCGGGGAGATGTTTGGCTAA
- a CDS encoding 50S ribosomal protein L11 translates to MAETIEVLVAGGQADPGPPLGPELGPTPVDVQAVVQEINDQTAAFDGTEVPVTIEYEEDGSFSIEVGVPPTAALIKDEAGFETGSGEPNEEFVADLSIEQLKTIAEQKKPDLLAYDTRNAAKEVAGTCASMGVTIEGEDARTFNERVASGEYDEVLGAEEAAA, encoded by the coding sequence ATGGCTGAGACGATCGAAGTGCTCGTGGCAGGCGGCCAGGCCGACCCCGGCCCGCCGCTCGGTCCCGAGCTCGGACCGACGCCCGTCGACGTGCAGGCTGTCGTACAGGAAATCAACGACCAGACCGCTGCCTTCGACGGTACGGAGGTTCCGGTCACCATCGAGTACGAGGAAGATGGGTCGTTCAGCATCGAGGTCGGCGTCCCGCCGACGGCCGCCCTCATCAAGGACGAGGCCGGCTTCGAGACCGGCTCCGGCGAGCCCAACGAGGAGTTCGTCGCGGACCTCTCCATCGAGCAGCTGAAGACCATCGCCGAGCAGAAGAAGCCCGACCTGCTGGCGTACGACACCCGCAACGCCGCGAAGGAAGTCGCGGGCACCTGCGCCTCCATGGGTGTCACCATCGAGGGCGAGGACGCGCGGACGTTCAACGAGCGCGTCGCCTCCGGCGAGTATGACGAGGTTCTTGGCGCTGAGGAAGCGGCAGCGTAA
- a CDS encoding VNG_1110C family protein, which produces MPDPSNLRDSTQIVLPASTLEGYREDIDEEFTVSFLEQDETVRIIGSPVVIKHVSEYLARQGVSVP; this is translated from the coding sequence ATGCCGGACCCCTCCAACCTGCGCGACAGCACGCAGATCGTGCTTCCCGCCTCAACGCTGGAGGGGTACCGCGAGGACATCGACGAGGAGTTCACGGTGAGTTTTCTCGAACAGGACGAGACGGTCCGCATCATCGGCAGCCCCGTCGTCATCAAGCACGTCAGCGAGTACCTCGCTCGGCAGGGCGTGAGCGTCCCGTAG